A stretch of Bacillus pseudomycoides DNA encodes these proteins:
- a CDS encoding DUF4025 domain-containing protein, whose translation MTKQQNKQNLQVTNQSYTSQTNEEVNSVIQEQISDTVVEGTIDAKLGKQSSEEQ comes from the coding sequence ATGACAAAACAACAAAATAAACAGAACTTACAAGTGACGAATCAAAGCTATACTTCCCAAACGAACGAGGAAGTCAATTCTGTAATCCAAGAACAAATTAGTGATACGGTAGTAGAAGGAACAATTGATGCGAAACTTGGAAAACAATCTAGTGAAGAACAATAA
- a CDS encoding 2-hydroxyacid dehydrogenase family protein: MAKVLVAGDIPEIGLQLLQNHEIEMYDKEDLISAEELATRVEDKDALLSLLSTKVTKEVIDAATDLKIIANYGAGYDNIDHKYALEKGIAVTNTPKVSTEATAELTFALLLAAARRIPEGDTLCRTVGFNGWAPLFFLGREVYGKTIGVIGLGEIGKAVAKRAKAFGMNILYTGPNRKSEAENELEATYVTLEELLQTADFITINCAYNPNLHHMIDEEQFKMMKKTAYIVNAARGPIMNELALAHALETNEIEGAALDVFEFEPKIAEKLKGLKNVVLTPHVGNATFETRDAMAEMAVRNILAVLDGEEALTPVNQKELVTK; encoded by the coding sequence ATGGCAAAAGTATTAGTAGCAGGGGATATTCCAGAAATTGGATTACAGTTATTGCAAAATCACGAAATAGAAATGTATGACAAGGAAGACTTAATCAGCGCTGAAGAATTGGCAACGCGGGTTGAGGATAAAGACGCGCTATTGAGTCTACTTTCAACAAAGGTAACGAAAGAAGTAATTGATGCAGCAACCGATTTGAAAATCATTGCTAACTATGGTGCAGGTTACGATAATATCGATCACAAGTATGCGCTAGAAAAAGGAATTGCAGTTACAAATACACCGAAAGTTTCAACAGAAGCAACAGCAGAGTTAACATTTGCTCTTCTCTTAGCTGCTGCTAGACGGATCCCGGAAGGAGATACATTATGTCGTACAGTGGGATTTAATGGCTGGGCACCACTCTTTTTCCTCGGACGAGAAGTATATGGAAAGACGATCGGAGTTATCGGTCTGGGAGAAATTGGGAAGGCGGTTGCGAAACGTGCTAAAGCATTTGGAATGAACATTCTTTACACAGGCCCAAATCGTAAGTCAGAGGCAGAAAATGAATTGGAAGCAACGTATGTAACGTTAGAAGAACTGTTACAAACAGCAGATTTTATTACGATTAATTGTGCGTATAATCCAAATCTCCATCATATGATTGATGAAGAGCAATTTAAAATGATGAAGAAAACAGCATATATTGTAAATGCAGCACGTGGTCCAATTATGAATGAATTAGCGCTTGCTCATGCGTTAGAGACAAATGAAATTGAGGGAGCGGCCCTTGATGTATTTGAGTTTGAGCCGAAAATTGCAGAGAAATTAAAGGGATTGAAAAATGTTGTTCTTACTCCGCATGTTGGAAATGCAACGTTTGAAACACGTGACGCAATGGCTGAAATGGCAGTGCGTAACATTTTAGCTGTATTAGATGGAGAAGAAGCATTGACGCCTGTAAATCAAAAGGAATTAGTTACAAAATAA
- the pssA gene encoding CDP-diacylglycerol--serine O-phosphatidyltransferase translates to MYRAAIPNLFTLGNLYSGFLSIGYASLGYYKSAAILVLIGMMLDSLDGRVARLLRVDSQMGKELDSLADVVTFGAAPAVLMYYTSFSNYGIIGLYIAGLFPLFGAYRLARFNVTPSSTSMKYFTGVPITAAGGLVAFLTLFSHTIPKIVLITVFVTFAFLMVSRIRIPSLKDVPIPRYSIIVTLFLIGIIYTMYKTSFGNISVFLFIAVPLYILYMLSQFIRQRPSHKKRANKEK, encoded by the coding sequence TTGTATAGAGCAGCAATTCCAAACTTATTTACGCTCGGAAATTTATACAGTGGATTTTTATCAATCGGCTATGCATCTTTAGGGTATTATAAATCAGCTGCTATTTTAGTACTAATCGGGATGATGTTAGATAGTCTTGATGGTCGAGTTGCTCGTTTATTGCGAGTGGATTCACAAATGGGGAAAGAACTTGATTCACTAGCAGATGTTGTAACATTCGGAGCTGCACCCGCAGTTTTAATGTACTACACTTCCTTTTCCAACTATGGAATTATCGGACTATACATAGCAGGACTATTCCCTTTGTTCGGAGCATATCGTTTAGCACGATTTAATGTAACGCCTTCCTCGACTTCTATGAAGTATTTCACTGGCGTTCCTATTACTGCAGCAGGAGGACTCGTTGCCTTCTTAACACTATTTTCACATACCATTCCAAAAATTGTCCTCATTACAGTATTTGTAACGTTTGCATTTTTAATGGTAAGTCGTATTCGTATCCCAAGTTTAAAAGATGTACCAATTCCACGATATAGTATTATTGTTACACTCTTTTTAATTGGAATCATTTATACAATGTATAAAACAAGCTTTGGCAACATATCAGTATTTTTATTTATTGCCGTCCCACTTTATATTTTGTATATGTTATCTCAATTTATCAGGCAAAGACCTTCTCATAAAAAACGAGCAAATAAAGAAAAATAA
- a CDS encoding LTA synthase family protein, whose protein sequence is MLQHLLPKLRFALVAVVLLWIKTYIVYKLAFDIKIDGFFEEMMLLFNPIASLLLFFGLALFASKYRNRLIIGISFLLSFILFGNAMFYGFYNDFVTFPVLFQTNNMADLGTSIKELFTYKTLLLFSDVIILMFLSRKFPSFCDSTPLSRSEKRSFFSGVTALFALQIIVSVVHKPQLFSHSFDRQTVVKNLGLYTYHLFDITLQSKSSTERVFASGDGFSEIKNYMNSKDKQGDKNLFGAAKGKNVILISMESTQNFVINKKINGKEITPFLNQFIKESYYFDNFYHQTGQGKTSDAEFIVENSLYPLDRGSVFFTHANNEYTATPEQLKKHGYYSAVFHSNDKTFWNRDVMYPALGYDRYFNLNDYIGTEQMSVGWGLKDKEFFEQSISKLKSLPQPFYTKFITLTNHFPFLLNPEDQYINEYNSKSEVLNRYFPTVRYTDEALKLFINRLKEEGLYDNSVIVIYGDHYGISENHNAAMAQFLGKESITPFDSIQLQRVPLIIHVPGQEGKIISKVSGQIDIKPTLLHLLGIKTNQSIEFGTDLFTKNENPLMIMRDGSFVTNDYVYTKNVCYKKSTGEPIDLATCQPYIEKAKTELSYSDKLIYGDLLRFDPSNKYKTGTMITKFE, encoded by the coding sequence ATGTTACAACATTTGCTTCCAAAATTACGATTTGCACTTGTTGCAGTCGTTTTATTATGGATCAAAACATATATTGTGTACAAGCTAGCCTTCGATATTAAAATTGATGGCTTCTTCGAGGAAATGATGCTTTTGTTTAATCCAATTGCTTCATTACTTTTATTTTTTGGTCTAGCTTTATTCGCATCAAAATATCGAAATCGGCTTATTATTGGCATCAGCTTTTTGCTGTCATTTATTTTATTTGGAAACGCGATGTTTTATGGGTTTTATAATGACTTTGTCACATTTCCTGTTCTATTCCAAACAAATAACATGGCGGATTTAGGAACAAGTATTAAAGAACTATTTACGTACAAAACATTACTTCTATTTTCAGATGTAATTATTCTAATGTTCCTTTCTCGTAAATTCCCAAGTTTTTGTGATAGCACACCGCTATCACGATCTGAAAAACGAAGCTTCTTTAGTGGTGTAACAGCTTTATTCGCATTGCAAATTATCGTTTCTGTCGTTCATAAACCACAATTGTTTTCACACTCATTTGACCGTCAAACTGTTGTGAAAAATCTAGGTTTATACACATATCATCTATTTGATATTACACTTCAGTCTAAATCTTCTACAGAGCGTGTATTCGCAAGCGGAGATGGTTTTTCTGAAATTAAAAACTATATGAATTCCAAAGATAAACAAGGTGATAAAAATTTATTTGGAGCTGCAAAAGGAAAAAATGTCATTTTAATTTCAATGGAATCAACACAAAATTTTGTAATCAACAAGAAAATTAATGGAAAAGAAATCACTCCATTTTTAAATCAGTTTATAAAAGAGAGTTATTACTTTGATAACTTTTATCATCAAACTGGACAAGGAAAAACATCTGATGCCGAATTTATTGTGGAAAATTCACTCTATCCATTAGATCGTGGCTCTGTATTCTTTACTCATGCAAATAATGAGTACACAGCAACTCCTGAGCAGTTAAAGAAACATGGATATTATTCTGCCGTCTTCCATTCGAATGACAAAACATTTTGGAATCGGGATGTAATGTATCCAGCACTTGGATATGATCGTTACTTTAATCTAAATGATTATATCGGAACAGAACAAATGTCTGTTGGTTGGGGATTAAAAGATAAAGAGTTCTTTGAACAATCGATTTCAAAACTTAAATCTTTACCACAACCGTTTTATACAAAATTTATTACATTAACAAATCATTTTCCATTTCTTTTAAATCCAGAAGATCAATATATTAATGAGTATAATTCTAAGAGCGAGGTATTAAATCGTTATTTCCCAACCGTTCGCTATACAGATGAAGCTCTGAAACTATTTATCAATCGATTAAAAGAAGAGGGGTTATACGATAATTCCGTTATTGTTATTTATGGAGATCATTACGGAATTTCTGAAAATCATAATGCTGCTATGGCACAATTTCTTGGTAAAGAATCTATAACGCCATTCGATTCGATACAGCTACAACGTGTACCACTTATTATTCATGTTCCTGGTCAAGAAGGAAAAATTATTTCCAAAGTATCTGGACAAATTGATATAAAACCAACATTGCTTCATTTACTCGGTATTAAAACAAACCAATCCATTGAATTTGGTACTGATTTATTTACTAAAAACGAAAACCCACTTATGATTATGCGTGATGGTAGTTTTGTAACAAACGATTATGTTTACACAAAAAATGTGTGCTATAAAAAGAGCACAGGTGAACCAATTGATTTGGCAACTTGCCAGCCGTATATTGAAAAAGCGAAAACAGAATTAAGTTATTCTGATAAACTTATTTATGGAGATTTATTACGATTTGATCCTAGCAATAAATACAAAACAGGAACAATGATAACTAAATTTGAATAA
- a CDS encoding DUF3888 domain-containing protein: protein MRKLFCLALCSVFILFASPAAMAAQYDVPLVEDALYSVLFPKINVAIEKHYGKLKPYDCPKIVSLKKVYSGTYLFQAVIEVTKYEAVGGKVLPPFEKISITFNNDEGEWVVQKIDIKRLPNGTKLNCKKPI from the coding sequence ATGAGAAAGTTATTTTGTTTAGCATTATGTAGTGTTTTTATATTATTTGCTTCTCCAGCAGCGATGGCGGCACAATATGATGTGCCTTTAGTAGAGGATGCACTCTATTCTGTATTGTTTCCGAAAATAAATGTTGCGATTGAAAAGCATTATGGAAAACTAAAGCCATATGATTGTCCGAAAATTGTGAGTCTAAAAAAAGTTTATAGTGGTACATATTTATTTCAAGCTGTCATTGAAGTGACGAAATATGAAGCTGTAGGAGGGAAAGTACTTCCACCATTTGAAAAAATTAGCATTACATTTAACAATGATGAAGGAGAGTGGGTTGTGCAAAAAATAGATATAAAGCGCTTACCGAATGGTACAAAATTAAATTGTAAAAAACCAATATAA